In Struthio camelus isolate bStrCam1 chromosome 31, bStrCam1.hap1, whole genome shotgun sequence, the genomic window GAACTCATCGGCCCAGATGCAAGTTTAGTCTGGCAAAGTTAGACCTGCCCTGGTCCAGCtgactcctcctctccctcccacacGAACAACAACGGGCTCAAAAGGCATCCTCAATTGCTTTGCAGGCTGCAAATCCATGCTATGAATTAAACCCCTGTGAGtataaaagaaaaggcaaattgtGTCAGGTGATGCATCACAGAGCAGGCTCCGGATCCTGACCTCACCTCTAGGAAAATGTTAAGTAAGCCGAAATTTGAACTGCGGAAAGCACAACAGTGGAGAAAACTCACGCAGGCCTTTCAAAAGATCCCTTCTCTACCGATAAAGGAAGCCACAGCGACCACGAAGCCAACAAATCTAAAGCGCTGGAAAAGACACTTGGTCGGCTGTGTGGAAATAGGACGGTATCCCGTTACGTCAGACCCGACGGCAGAGCAGGGCCGAGTCGCTGTTGTGTTGTCAACGGAGAAGCAGATCCGTGCACGCTCCTGCCGGCCAGTGTCAGGATGAAATGACATCACCGGAAATCTGCTATTGTTGCTATTACGGCATCCGCCCCAGCCTCGACTGGAGCCCCGTTGTGCAATGAATTTTTTAGGCACGGCGAGAAGCAGCCCGCGCTACAGCGAGCTTGCAAGCCTAGATCAAGCCAAAGCGGAGCACAGGAACAAAGCAGAAGGGGTCAAGCAACATCCTTTACCCCGAGCGTGGAACAAGTGCACGCAGGAACGGAGCAGCATTGAGTGCCGCCAGCTCTCAGCCCTGCGCTGCGCTATGAATTGCAGGACCGGCGCCGCCATCCCCAGAACGGCAGAGACAAAAGGTGGAGAAGGCCGAAGGACTGACTTCTACCCTCCGCTCTCAGCGCTTCGATTCAGAAGCGGAAGTTGTTAGCAGCTACCACGGATTTTGAAAGAGTCAGCAGGGTCATATGAAGCACACGGAAAGATTTTTAAACCCCACAGCCTTAGCGCAATATAAAATCAGGAGCGTTCGGCTCCCCCACGTTATCTCGACAGCCACGCTCTCCTCCCCACCCTAGCGCATCCCAGGCCGCGTGTCAATCCCTTATCCTGCCAATTCCGACCGGCTCTACAGCAGGGTCCTGACACCCCTCCGCTCCTGGGAGAGGCCTGGCAGAGAGCTCAGCCCTATCACAAGGGCACACAGCTGAACGGCACCAAACACGAAAGCCGCCCAAACCCAGGTGCAGCGATGACTCCAGGCCTAAGGCTATCAGAGTGGAAACAGAAGCGTCTTTAGGATGCAACTCAGCATTAACCTTTGTAAGTTAACACAGTCATGTTGAAAATTATAAACCGGAGCAAGACCATGCTCTAACGCTGTCAGGTCTCTTGTCAAGCATCGCAACGGGATGCCGTGCCGGTTGTTTCTGATCAAGCCTGGGCTTCCCCTGTCTCCGCTTTACACATTTGCACTCCGCAGGTCAGCCCAGCGTTTCTGGAGCGCCTTCCGGGCACCCGCGCAGGAACTCAAGGATGCTGACGGCCGTCAGGACGAGCCGGCGAGGCCCTGGCACCGCTCGGCGGGAAGGCTGCGGCGGCCGCGCTCGCGGCATCCCGCGCTGCTGAGCTCCGGGGACGGGCTGCCCCAGGCCTCAGGGAGGcggacggggttggggggggggggggggggacgcacgGCTACTGAGTCAGCAGGGGCTGGTGAGGGTCCCGGGGGCCtaggcagggccctgtggggggGGCACCAGGCAGGGCCTAGTGGGGAGTCCTGGGCCtagtggggggggggtccaggtaGGGCctgttgtgtgtgttttgggggggtcctggtcCCCGGGCGgggcccagcgcagcccctccaCACCCCTGCACCTCCCCCCGGTGTTACCGCGCATCCCCAGCCCGGGGAccccgctccgctctgctcccgggcccgggccgggccgcaccgGGCAGGCGACGGCGACAGAGGCCCGGGACTGGCGGAGCCCCCCGCTATTCACAGAGCTCCCCTGCGCCagcgccgcgcgcgcccgccACGGCCCGAGCCCCCGCCTGCGCCGCTGGCGTAAGGGCCGGCCTGTGACCCGCTCCCCTGGGCCGCGCCTTACGCCAAGTGCGTagcacagggccgggctgccGGGATGATCCGCAGTTTGCGTAGCGGTGGCcgggcacggggcgggggggggagggggggctgctaCGGCGGCGctcgcgcccccgcccgcctcgagccgcCTTACGCAGGCGGGATTCACCAAGCGCGCTTACGCCAGctgcgccgcgcggcggcggcgggcgggcgggcggctacGCAGTTTGCGTACGCGgcgcccgcccctccccggcgcggcgcggcgggactcACCGGCCCACGAAGTTCTCGAGCACGGAGCTCTTGCCCGCGCTCTGCCCGCCCACCACGGCGATCTGCGGCAGGTCGAGGTGGCAGCTCTGCCCGATGGAGCTGAACGCGTCCTGCAGCTTGTTCACCAGCGGGATCAGCTCCTCCATGCCCCGGTTCCCCATGGCGGCGCGGAGGGCCCCgctctcccggcggcggcggcggctcctccttaCACagtccgcggcggcggcggcgaccaaACTTCCCCTCCGAGTCTCCTCATCCGGCACTGGCGACACCCCCGGAGGCGCCGCTCAGccgggcccgccccgcgcccctcaGCCGGCGCCGCCATTGGGAGCCTGAGCCGTCAGTCAGAGCAGccggccgagcggagcggagctcTTCGCTGTCACTCAAGAGGGAAGGCGGGAGCGGGTCGCCACGCCCCACCTCTCCCTTTTCATTGGTTTCCCAACGCGTCGCTCGTTCCTACCAGCCAATGGGAGGTGGAGCTGGCCTGTCAGCTGAGACGGCACAGCGGCAGCTCCCGCCCCAAGACTTTGTTCCTGCCATTCTATTGGTAGAGAGGACTGCCACTCCGGGAAGCTAGCGAATCGCTTCCCGAAGGAAACTAGCTTGTTCACCCCTCCCATACGCCCTTGTCATTGGACAGCTCCTCTGCCAGTCTACCAGACTGACCAACCCAGGGCGGGTACTCCCTGACGAAAAGCCGCTCATGATTCGCCAGCCAGCCGTCAATCACGAGCCCCATTGATGCTCTGCCGCTTTCTCCCTTCCCGGGCACAGCCCAATGACGTTTGGAGATCCCCTACCGTACGTCCCCGTGTAGAAGCCCATGTCTTGCTACCGCATGTCTCCGAGGCGAGGGCCGGAGGCTGCACTGGGGCCAGGGGAACCCCCCTCCCCTGGGGACCGTCACCCCCCAGCGCAGCCACCTCGGGCCACGCTCAGAGTCCTCTCTGGCACCAACACACCAGCCTGGGGTCACATTCAGAGTCTTTATTTTGCACCATCCTCCCATCACAGCCCCGCCACGGCACCTCCTTACCAGCACCCGCTGGGGACAGCTGGCCCGAGGGCTCGGACGCCCCTCACTCCCTGCCACCTTCCTTCCCCGCAGCATCCTCCGCCGTGGCGGGAGGTCCGCGGGAGGCCTGCGCTGCCAGGGAGGAGCGGGGACGGGCCCGCGGGCTGCCACGGCTCCGGGGGCACGGCGAGGCAGGGGCCTGCATGCCCGTCACCAGGTCGCTGAGCCCTGCGGGGAACTGGCCGGCGCAGAGCAGGTCCGAGCTTCTCCTGGAAAAGAAGGATGGGCTGAGCACCCCTCGCCTGCCCCACCGCGAACGGGGCATCGGGCATAGGTTACGACGAGTCCCAGTGCCAGGAGGCTCCAAGCCCTCGCAGGAGGCAGCGCGGCAGACGGCGGCGCAGTTGGCCGAGGTGGCCCCCGGCACGAGCCGGCGGGGAGCACCGGCGCTCTCCGTCCTGGCGCCATGTACCTGAGGTCCGCGGGGCTCTGGGGGCCGCTCCCCGGGGCGAGGGGGAAGGTGGGCAGCGAGCGGCGCTGGCGCCAGAGGTAGCCCGCGGGCAGGTCCTGGGGCAGGTCAGCATCCAGGCGCTCCAGGGGCAGGGCCATCTCTGCGGCAGGGAGGGCAAAGGCACCGTGAGCCTCCACCCCACTGCGTCTTGCTGTGCGTCTTGATGCTCATGTCAGACTTGGGGAGCAGAAAAACCCCTTTCCACACTGCAAATGCCTTTGGGCATCCCcagggcagcagctgagcccCAGCACCTGGATTTCAGGATGCCAGGACCAGCAATAGAGGCCTCCGAAatccaggtgggaccagaacacccTGAGAAAGCTGAGTCCAGCGGGCCGGCACCTCCTCCAGGCTGGATTGGGAGGGCTATCTGCCCCTGTTACCTTCCCCAGCACAGACCAGCAGGGATTCAGTGAGAACCAGCTGGACACTAGCAGGGTGTATCCCTCTTTCTAAGGGCAATCCTCCCTCCTCCAAGCACCTCGCGGCCCTACCGCTCCGGATCCGGCTCAGCTCCGGTCCCAGCAGCTTCCCATCCATGCTCAGCAGGATGTACTTCTCCACGCGGAGCTCCGGGCTCAGCTGGTCCACCGTCCGCCGGTTCGGCCGCTCCCGCGCCTCGGTCCGCGCGTCGTGCACCGTGTTCATCTTCCAGCTGCGGAAGGGAAGGACAAGACAGGGTCTGTCACGTTGCTGGTCACTTCAGCGCTGGGCTCGGCCGGAGCCATCCCAGCCAGCCCGCGAGGAGGTCTGCGCGGCGTCGGACAGGGATGCAGCCCCATTCCTGGGGGTGAGGGGCTGCCATCCTGGCTACCCAGCTCTACAGCCCGGTCGCAGCCGCATCCCAGGCCGTGGGCGCTCTTCCGAAGCCAGCAAGGCTGCACCCGTTGCAGATGCTGGCTCTCCACCATGTCAGGTGGGCCAGGGAGGGATGCTGCAAATTTTGGACACATCTTGGCTATATATCCTAGCCAtaaggaattggggggggggggggggggaaacagggaTGCCCAGAGAACCATTCCTCCTCCAGCTCCATTTCGTACACCACAGGCTGCAAGCTGGACTCATCCCCAAACCACGAGGCCTTTGTCCCAGGGCTGCGAACGGCACCATATGCCCTGGTGCCAGCCCGGCTGCACCCACAAGGCTCTCCTCTCGCTGGAGAGATCAGGCAGCCTCGCTGAAACTGCACCATCATCCCTCTGCGGAGAAATAAGAGCCGTTCGGACTCAACGCCGTGTCGTTTACGGCCCCCAGAGCCCCCATCCAGCCAGGGGAGCTGCGGCCTCCTCCAGGCAGCAGCCCCCCGTCCCAGCCATTTACAGCAGCGGCGGGATCAATCCTCGGTCCGGTTTCGCCCCCGGCAGAGCCGCCACCCGCGCGTCCCGGGGGCTCTGGCAGGCTGCCCGTCGCTCGCTAGCCAAGGTCAGACCCGAGGGTGCCCGGCGAGCTGGCCggcgctgccctgctccctcccgcGGGGCAGGGCCCCTCTCCGGCCACGCGCGTGGAGCCGGATGGCTGCGGCGGGCCGGAGGCAGGGGAGATCCGTTTCCCCGCTCACCTGAGGGAGCCCGTTTGCGCTCCACGGAAGCGGGTTATTCGAACCCGCTCGCGTTACCATAATCTGGGCTCAGCCATTTCGCTTGGACACAAGAGAGCTGCCCCACCGGAGCAAGGAACACTCTGTTCctagaggaggagaggaaagaagaggcaaCGAAGCAGAGGAGACAGGTTGGATTTGTTGGCACCGCTTTCTGCAGATGCACCAAGCCACAAGCACAGCTTTCAGTCCCCAGCGATGAGGAGGGAGGGGCAGCACGGGAGGCTGCAGACGGAGATGCCAGCAGCTGCTCActatttccccttcctctccttctctctgggaAAAACTAATTAAATCCCTTGCTGCATTAAGCAAGCCTGTTACCAGATTTCCAGCGGCAGATTTCTGAGAAAACCCTTGCCTTATTTCTGGAGGAAGAGCAGATGGAGGGGCACACGGATCAGCTGCGAGCAGGCCAGACCGCTTCAGGCTCTGCTCGCAGAGGTGACACAGCTCTGGGAGAGACTTGTTCTGCAAGAGCCCAGAGGAGGGAAAGCTGGAGCTCGATCCAAGCCAGGCTGTCGCACGGCTCAATTTCTCTAAGCGCTCATCCTTCATCCAGCTAGTTAACGCTGGAAACAAGCTCATCGCACAGTTGTgcggttcccccccgccccaggagGGCCGGGATGAGCTGCCGGCTGCTCCGACACGTGCATCGGCAGGACATCCGTGCCCCCGCCAGCCCACCCCGGGCAAAGAGGGGCTCCAGGGCAGGGCTGCCGGCAGCGTGCCCGCAGCAGGGCCGGGCTCTCCGTCCGCGGCTGCAGCATCCCTCGGCCCGCCCCAGCCGGAGCGCCCCGCAGAAGCGGGCTCGGGCGCAGCCGCGCTGGGCACGGCGCATCCACGCAGCTGAGGCCGAATTGGGCCGCAGAGCGCAGGCACGGGGCCGCTTTCGCGGAGACGCGCGGGAATCAGCCGGGCGGCTCTCGGCCGGGGCTCACCCGGCACCGCCGGGAAAGGTGCGGGACGCCTCGGCACGGTGCGCGCCGGGTCTGCGCCTGGCCCCGGCCAGAGTCCCCACCGGCACCCTGCTAACTAGGGAGGAGGAAGGTTTTTTGGGtcatttctgaaggctttttccatttagcattttaaatgcaaaactctTATTTGTAACAGGATACTGCTGCTATATAGGACCACCCCACAAGCAAGACTAACAGCTGTTGAAGTTGGAGCACAAGGGAAAAGCTTCCTCTGAGCCCCTTGGATGTCACCTCTCTGCGTTTTCAGGCACATACCTCCTTGCTTTAGGGAGAAAGCCCCCATTCCCCCTTACCACCAGGTGTTTAATGGAGGTCCCGCACCTCCAAAGGAGGTCTGACATGGGTAGGCAGAGCCCCCTGCGACAGCCCAGCCTCGACAAGCTTTCCACCAGGCTCCCCTTAAATAAACTACGGCAGTTTTGGGAGCTGGCGCCCCAGCCCCTTGCTGAACCAGTACCCTTCCCAAGGGACGTTACTTACTTCAGACCGACCGGGTCCCACGCACCAATCCAGGACGCGCTCCTCTTTCACACTAAAAGCTATTTAGGGGGGAAATGATGTTCTGCCAATCTAAAGAAACAGGAACAGTGATTTATACCAAAACAGGGACCATTCCCACAGCTCAGGCTCCCCACATGCTCCCTCATAGCTGTTCCCCAGCAGCTAATCCTCCTTTTATACCCACGCTACCCTCAGACGACCTGATGGGGGGCACCTGGCCCTTACCTGGCCTTAATATCCCCCCCCTTCAGGACCCGGCTCAAGTGCCTGGCTGCTGATGCATAACTCTCTAAGCTAGTACCTGCTCCGAGTGTTTGGGGCTAGGTAGCCCTCCAGGCAAGGTTATTTCAAGGTTATGGTGAGAAATCCTGGGTGCGCTCGGAGGAAGGGCAGAGCTCCTCTTACATTGCatgaggggaaactgaggccggGCAAGGCACCGGCTTCCCCCCGCGAGGCCGCCCCGCTCTCGCTGGCACCAGCGATGGGGGACGGCCAAGGGCGAGCGCCTCGGtcaggccctggggagctgcggCCGAGGCCAGGGCCGCAGCGAAAGCCGGTCTGGGCCGCGGGCGgcgaggggggcaggcgggtctCTGCAGCCGGGGAGACCCCAAACACGCGGGGACCGGCTCTGCCGGGGACGCCCCGCTCCGGGGTTGCCGCTGCCACGCGGGTGCCGGGATGGGGGTTGTCCCAGCGCttctggggtggggggcgcggagGCAAAAccgggggaggagggaaggttaCCCACGGGGATGTGGAGAGGCTGGGAgtgggggggcagaggagggggtctCCCGGGGGatatggggctgggcaggggggtgaggaaggggaTCTCCATGGGGGatatggggctgggcaggggagcAGAGGACAGGGATCTCCATGGGGGCCACGGGGTGTCCCCTCGCAGGATATGGGGGATCGTGgcaggggggtgaggagggggctcTCCCCTGGGGGATATGGGGGATCGTGgcaggggggtgaggagggggctcTCCCCTGGGGGATATGGGGGATCGTGgcaggggggtgaggagggggctcTCCATGGGGGATATGGGGGATCGTGGCaggggggtgaggaaggggctCTCCCCTGGGGGATATGGGGGATCGTGgcaggggggtgaggagggggctcTCCCCTGGGGGATATGGGGGATCGTGgcaggggggtgaggagggggctcTCCATGGGGGATATGGGGGATCGTGGCaggggggtgaggaaggggctCTCCCCTGGGGGATATGGGGGATCGTGgcaggggggtgaggagggggctcTCCCCTGGGGGATATGGGGGATCGTGgcaggggggtgaggagggggctcTCCCCTGGGGGATATGGGGGATCGTGGca contains:
- the LOC138063082 gene encoding uncharacterized protein isoform X1, translating into MSLFPALTSWMKDERLEKLSRATAWLGSSSSFPSSGLLQNKSLPELCHLCEQSLKRSGLLAADPCAPPSALPPEISWKMNTVHDARTEARERPNRRTVDQLSPELRVEKYILLSMDGKLLGPELSRIRSEMALPLERLDADLPQDLPAGYLWRQRRSLPTFPLAPGSGPQSPADLRRSSDLLCAGQFPAGLSDLVTGMQAPASPCPRSRGSPRARPRSSLAAQASRGPPATAEDAAGKEGGRE
- the LOC138063082 gene encoding uncharacterized protein isoform X2 — encoded protein: MNTVHDARTEARERPNRRTVDQLSPELRVEKYILLSMDGKLLGPELSRIRSEMALPLERLDADLPQDLPAGYLWRQRRSLPTFPLAPGSGPQSPADLRRSSDLLCAGQFPAGLSDLVTGMQAPASPCPRSRGSPRARPRSSLAAQASRGPPATAEDAAGKEGGRE